The following are from one region of the Gadus chalcogrammus isolate NIFS_2021 chromosome 19, NIFS_Gcha_1.0, whole genome shotgun sequence genome:
- the calua gene encoding calumenin-A yields MIRPLLMCFALCVVYATSKPTEKKERVHHEEPLSSREHNDADGFEYDHEAFLGREEAKTFDDLTPQESKRRLGVIVDKIDGNKDGYVTEEELNVWIKKAQKRYIYDNVDRQWKDFDMNVDGKITWEEYKNVTYGTYLDDPEPDEGYNYQHMMARDERRFKIADKNGDLIADKEEFTAFLHPEDYDHMKEIVVQETLEDIDKNGDGFIDLKEYIGDMYTHDEEMAEPDWVASEREQFAEFRDKNKDGKMDREETMDWILPSDYDHAEAEAKHLVHESDTNKDGKLSKEEVLNKYDLFVGSQATDFGEALTRHDEF; encoded by the exons ATGATCAGGCCTCTGTTGATGTGCTTCGCGCTGTGCGTGGTCTACGCCACCAGCAAGCCCACAGAGAAGAAGGAGCGGGTCCACCACGAGGAGCCCCTCAGCAGCCGTGAGCACAACGACGCAGACGGCTTCGAGTACGACCACGAAGCCTTCCTGGGTCGCGAGGAGGCCAAGACCTTCGATGACCTCACGCCACAGGAGAGCAAACGGAGGCTTGG tgTGATTGTGGATAAGATTGACGGCAACAAAGACGGCTATGTCACCGAGGAGGAGCTGAATGTGTGGATCAAGAAGGCGCAGAAGAGGTACATCTACGACAACGTGGACCGCCAGTGGAAGGACTTTGACATGAACGTCGATGGCAAGATCACCTGGGAAGAGTATAAGAACGTCACCTACGGCACCTATCTTG ACGACCCAGAACCGGATGAGGGCTACAACTACCAGCACATGATGGCGAGGGATGAGAGGCGCTTTAAAATAGCAGACAAGAACGGCGACCTCATCGCGGACAAGGAGGAGTTCACCGCCTTCCTCCACCCCGAGGACTACGACCACATGAAAGAAATCGTGGTTCAG GAAACATTGGAAGACATCGATAAAAATGGCGACGGCTTCATCGACCTGAAAGAGTACATTG GTGACATGTACACCCACGACGAGGAGATGGCGGAACCAGACTGGGTGGCGTCGGAGCGCGAGCAGTTCGCTGAGTTCCGCGACAAGAACAAGGACGGCAAGATGGACCGAGAGGAGACCATGGACTGGATCTTGCCCTCCGACTACGACCACGCAGAGGCCGAGGCCAAACACCTGGTCCACGAGTCGGATACCAATAAG GATGGAAAGCTGTCCAAGGAAGAAGTCCTGAACAAATACGACCTGTTTGTCGGAAGCCAGGCGACAGACTTTGGGGAGGCCCTGACACGACATGACGAGTTCTAG